Proteins encoded by one window of Tunturibacter psychrotolerans:
- a CDS encoding TonB-dependent receptor: MCSWLMKRGEVKVQGLIQGMVVGLVLTGSVWGQAVPPVQPPADAQNASGTPATTATTPAAVATTPATSEPSGGTISGIVKAGAVPLPGVAVTASNTLTGKKYATTTDVNGAFAVTVPRNGRYVVKAELAAFTADTKEVLINAAGQNGGKPAQVAEFGLQLASRVQQQEERQAAATSAGVARGLQALSVTGDTSGSADATAGGGGTAGAQVPTLSGLGGGEAAASDSVTVNGAVGQTNGLAGFSEDDVRERIQDAIAQAQRQGGAVGDIANSVAGMLGGLAGGGGFGGGGGGGRGFGGGGGGGGGRGGGGGGGGFRGFNPTQPHGAIFYQGGNGALDATNFSLTGAPVVKPDYSTNRFGVSFTGSPFIPGVVKASTKQFVFLNVTGQRNTTPSNLYGTVPTLAERGGDFSGLTQTVGGVTTPVTLYDPTTGQPFANNRLPVSPQAAALLNFYPGPNIPATGRQGYNYQTITTAGSNSTTAALRYVRNFGQNNSVGGGRRQQQGSGPATLRQNINFNGSYSHSAADNRNIFLPLGGATETDGYGVTAGYTIGYGKLTNNASINWNRSHSMARNYFTDGTDPLDGTGISVPKPVIGGNPGIYNGLPSVAISNFTGLTQALPSDVVNQTISFSDFVSYRYKKHSMRYGLDIRRVHADSVGGTNVVGSFTFTGYATQNPASSCTPSSTVTCPVLSASGYGLADFLLGLPQQSAIQAATAKTYLRANVFDWYAQDDWRVLANLTLNYGLRYEYFSPYVEKDNRLVNLDHNADFSVVIPVCPVAIAGSCGAGTVRSLVNPDRNMYSPRVGFAYRPKLKIFKDTVVRGGYGINFNTGQYATLARNLSSQVPFALTQTNVVGQTGCSPTTLTLANGFGCSTTPVQNNYAANLDYRLGHVQVWNLDIQRTFPLGIVANIGYNGAKGGELDIVRAPNRTATGVLNPGAQPFNYEDSLGFSRFQQLSVNVRKRLQKGVSLQATYHYGHSIDNASSIGGTAAVPAQNDMDLNAEEGNSSFDVRHQVTGNWVLELPFGPNRAFLTKGGFWSKALDGFSLSGDFTFASGTYFTPHYVSTVAETATGTNNTLRPDRVFSQPISGQGTILDWFNTAAFAAPNGYGTASRGSIEGPGIAVADASLSRTVALGETRSFEMRVTATNVFNTVQYSGIDTTLNSQTFGQVTSAAAMRRLTVLARYRF; the protein is encoded by the coding sequence ATGTGTTCTTGGTTGATGAAGCGAGGCGAGGTAAAGGTGCAGGGACTGATTCAAGGTATGGTAGTGGGCCTGGTGCTGACGGGTAGCGTGTGGGGTCAAGCTGTGCCGCCGGTTCAACCACCGGCAGATGCGCAGAATGCGTCTGGAACACCTGCTACGACTGCCACGACACCTGCTGCGGTTGCTACGACGCCTGCTACGAGTGAACCGAGCGGTGGGACGATTTCGGGGATAGTGAAGGCGGGAGCGGTACCGTTGCCTGGAGTTGCAGTGACTGCGAGCAATACGCTGACCGGCAAGAAGTACGCGACGACGACCGATGTGAACGGTGCCTTTGCGGTGACGGTTCCGCGCAATGGCCGTTATGTGGTGAAGGCGGAGCTGGCGGCGTTTACGGCCGATACAAAAGAGGTTTTGATTAACGCGGCTGGACAGAACGGCGGGAAACCGGCGCAAGTGGCGGAGTTTGGATTGCAACTGGCCTCGAGGGTGCAGCAGCAGGAGGAGCGTCAGGCTGCGGCGACGAGCGCTGGAGTTGCGCGTGGGTTGCAGGCGTTGAGCGTCACTGGAGATACGTCGGGGTCGGCGGATGCGACGGCGGGTGGAGGAGGGACTGCGGGGGCGCAGGTGCCGACGCTGTCCGGGCTTGGAGGAGGCGAGGCGGCGGCGAGCGATTCGGTGACGGTGAATGGCGCGGTGGGGCAGACGAACGGACTTGCGGGATTCAGCGAGGATGACGTGCGGGAGCGAATCCAGGATGCGATTGCACAGGCGCAACGACAGGGCGGCGCGGTTGGCGATATTGCGAATTCAGTGGCGGGGATGTTGGGCGGTTTGGCTGGTGGCGGAGGATTCGGCGGTGGCGGTGGTGGTGGACGAGGGTTTGGGGGCGGAGGCGGTGGTGGGGGCGGGCGTGGCGGTGGTGGAGGAGGAGGCGGATTTCGAGGGTTCAATCCTACACAGCCGCATGGAGCGATCTTTTACCAGGGAGGAAACGGCGCGCTGGATGCTACGAACTTTTCGTTGACGGGTGCTCCCGTGGTGAAGCCGGATTACAGCACGAACAGGTTTGGAGTGAGCTTCACGGGGTCTCCGTTTATACCGGGCGTGGTGAAGGCGAGCACGAAACAATTCGTCTTCCTCAACGTCACGGGACAGCGGAATACTACGCCTTCGAATCTGTATGGCACGGTGCCTACTCTGGCGGAGCGTGGTGGAGATTTTTCTGGCCTCACGCAGACAGTGGGCGGCGTGACGACTCCAGTGACGCTGTATGACCCTACGACGGGGCAGCCGTTTGCGAATAACCGCTTGCCTGTGTCTCCGCAGGCTGCGGCGCTGCTGAACTTTTATCCCGGGCCGAATATTCCGGCGACGGGACGGCAGGGGTACAACTACCAGACGATTACGACTGCAGGGAGTAATTCAACGACGGCGGCGCTGCGGTATGTAAGGAACTTTGGGCAGAACAATAGCGTTGGCGGCGGACGCAGGCAGCAGCAAGGCAGCGGGCCCGCGACGCTGCGGCAGAATATCAACTTCAATGGGAGCTACTCGCATTCGGCTGCGGATAATCGGAATATCTTTTTGCCGCTTGGTGGCGCGACCGAGACGGATGGGTATGGCGTGACGGCGGGCTACACGATTGGATATGGGAAGCTGACCAATAATGCTTCGATCAACTGGAACCGGTCGCACAGTATGGCGCGGAATTATTTTACGGATGGGACCGATCCGCTCGATGGGACGGGCATCAGTGTTCCGAAGCCGGTGATTGGCGGGAATCCGGGGATCTATAACGGGTTGCCGAGTGTGGCTATTTCGAACTTCACGGGGCTGACGCAAGCCCTGCCGAGCGATGTGGTGAATCAGACGATTTCGTTCTCGGACTTTGTGAGTTACAGATACAAGAAACACAGTATGCGCTATGGGCTGGATATCCGGCGGGTGCATGCGGATTCGGTGGGCGGAACAAATGTAGTGGGGTCCTTTACGTTTACGGGATATGCGACGCAGAATCCGGCGAGCAGCTGTACGCCTTCGTCGACGGTGACTTGTCCGGTTTTGTCGGCCAGCGGGTATGGGCTGGCGGATTTTCTACTAGGGTTGCCGCAGCAGTCGGCGATACAGGCAGCGACGGCGAAGACGTATCTGCGAGCGAATGTTTTTGATTGGTATGCGCAGGATGACTGGCGCGTACTGGCGAACCTGACGTTGAACTATGGACTGCGGTATGAGTATTTTTCGCCTTACGTGGAGAAGGATAATCGGCTGGTGAATCTGGATCATAATGCGGATTTTTCGGTGGTGATACCGGTGTGTCCGGTGGCGATTGCGGGGTCGTGCGGGGCGGGGACGGTGCGGTCGCTGGTGAATCCGGATAGGAATATGTACTCGCCGCGCGTGGGTTTTGCGTATCGGCCGAAGTTGAAGATCTTCAAAGATACGGTGGTGCGCGGGGGCTATGGGATCAACTTCAATACGGGGCAGTATGCGACGCTGGCGAGGAATCTGTCGTCGCAGGTGCCGTTTGCGCTGACGCAAACGAACGTGGTGGGGCAGACTGGATGCTCGCCGACGACGCTGACGCTGGCGAATGGATTTGGCTGCTCGACGACGCCGGTGCAGAACAACTATGCAGCGAATTTGGACTACAGACTGGGACATGTGCAGGTTTGGAACCTTGATATTCAGCGGACGTTTCCGCTCGGGATCGTGGCGAACATTGGGTACAACGGAGCGAAGGGTGGGGAGCTGGATATTGTGAGGGCGCCGAATCGGACGGCGACGGGGGTGCTGAATCCGGGGGCGCAGCCGTTCAATTATGAGGATTCGCTCGGATTTTCGCGGTTTCAGCAGTTGAGCGTGAATGTGCGGAAGCGGCTGCAGAAGGGAGTTTCGCTGCAGGCGACGTATCACTATGGACACTCGATCGATAACGCTTCCTCCATTGGGGGGACCGCTGCTGTGCCGGCGCAGAATGATATGGATTTGAATGCGGAGGAGGGCAACAGCTCGTTCGACGTGCGGCACCAGGTGACGGGAAACTGGGTACTGGAGCTGCCGTTTGGGCCCAATCGGGCTTTCCTGACGAAGGGTGGATTCTGGTCGAAGGCGCTGGACGGGTTTTCGCTGTCGGGGGATTTTACGTTTGCTTCGGGGACTTACTTTACGCCGCACTATGTTTCGACGGTGGCGGAGACGGCAACGGGAACCAACAATACGCTGCGGCCGGACAGGGTGTTTTCGCAGCCGATTTCAGGGCAGGGGACGATTCTGGACTGGTTCAATACGGCGGCGTTTGCGGCTCCGAATGGATACGGGACGGCGTCGCGTGGGTCGATTGAGGGGCCAGGAATCGCTGTGGCGGATGCTTCCCTGTCGCGAACGGTTGCGCTTGGGGAGACGCGGTCGTTTGAGATGAGGGTGACGGCGACAAATGTGTTCAATACGGTTCAGTATTCGGGGATCGATACGACTTTGAACTCGCAGACGTTTGGGCAGGTGACCTCGGCAGCGGCGATGCGGCGGCTGACGGTTCTCGCGCGGTACCGGTTTTGA
- a CDS encoding VWA domain-containing protein has translation MSLRLAMSLRQAVNFSWRRAMVAMLVGVVAGMPLGDGWAQQPDQSGGFTLKVQSDIVLTNVVVRDKKTGEVVKGLKATDFTILENGKPQKIESFDYQNVDEAAVLREKSTVIGKATIADLVNGEFAANPATLRDHRLIVMFFDLSSMQPEDIDRAVESAQDYVNKKMQPADLVALVSMSTGLTMDQDFTSDKKALLRGLGKYNGTEGTGFANGNEGGNSGGTADDASSFTSDDSEYNALNTDRELYAIRTIAKSLERVDQRKSLLYFSGGLTRQGIENQASMRAATNEAVKANMAIYSVDSRGLEALPPVGNASTGSLRGTAAYSGGAMQSQLDANFGSQETLATLSSDTGGKAFFDSNDFAPAFQQVQHDTEAYYIVGFRSTNTARDGSFRHLTVRLNRSDVKDVKLEYRPGYYAPADFQHQKTEDREQVLIEELRSDLPATDVAIYLQALYFRMGDNKFFVPVSLIIPGSQIHIVKNGDRDKANIDIIGQVKNAEGIIVGNVRDTVKLALDAAQQVQQKKIQYSTGFTLAPGRYHLKFVVRENQTGAMGSFETDLQVPDLKKSPLKLSSIVLSSQRVPNTAKKTTSPLVRDGVEWIPNVPHVFRQDQHLYFLYEVYDPTRDKGAAEPASSPGLTRREGGPVRVLTSIEFLIGGVKVYETPLVEAKVVNIPERGAVAFQFDVPLTQLKPGSYVCQVNVIDDAGGSFSFPRMAMNVWAGATPVVAPATAATPAISQ, from the coding sequence ATGAGTTTGCGACTGGCTATGAGCCTGCGACAGGCGGTGAATTTCAGTTGGCGTCGAGCTATGGTCGCGATGCTGGTGGGTGTGGTTGCGGGCATGCCTCTGGGCGATGGCTGGGCGCAGCAGCCGGATCAGTCGGGAGGCTTCACGCTGAAGGTGCAGAGCGACATCGTGCTGACCAACGTGGTGGTTCGGGACAAGAAGACGGGTGAAGTGGTGAAGGGGCTGAAGGCGACCGACTTTACGATTTTGGAGAATGGGAAGCCGCAGAAGATTGAGAGCTTCGACTATCAGAATGTCGATGAAGCGGCGGTGTTGCGGGAGAAGTCGACCGTCATCGGGAAGGCTACGATTGCGGATCTGGTGAATGGGGAGTTTGCGGCGAATCCGGCTACGCTGCGGGATCACCGATTGATTGTGATGTTCTTCGACCTGAGCAGCATGCAGCCAGAGGATATCGACCGTGCGGTGGAATCCGCGCAGGACTATGTGAATAAGAAGATGCAGCCGGCAGACCTTGTGGCGCTGGTGAGTATGTCCACCGGGCTGACGATGGATCAGGACTTTACGTCGGATAAAAAGGCGCTATTGCGAGGGCTCGGCAAGTACAACGGAACGGAAGGCACCGGGTTTGCGAATGGAAATGAAGGGGGGAATTCGGGCGGAACGGCGGATGATGCTTCGAGCTTTACCTCGGACGACAGCGAGTACAACGCGCTGAACACGGATCGCGAACTTTATGCGATACGGACGATTGCGAAGAGTCTGGAGAGAGTGGACCAGCGGAAGAGCCTGTTGTACTTCAGCGGCGGATTGACGCGTCAGGGTATCGAGAACCAGGCGAGTATGCGTGCGGCGACGAATGAAGCGGTGAAGGCCAACATGGCGATCTACAGCGTCGATTCGCGGGGGCTGGAAGCTCTGCCGCCGGTGGGCAACGCATCGACTGGAAGCCTACGTGGAACAGCGGCCTATAGCGGGGGCGCGATGCAAAGTCAGTTGGATGCGAACTTCGGTTCGCAGGAGACCTTGGCAACGCTCTCCTCTGATACAGGTGGCAAGGCTTTCTTTGATTCAAATGATTTCGCTCCGGCATTTCAGCAGGTGCAGCATGACACTGAGGCTTATTACATCGTTGGGTTCCGCTCGACCAACACGGCGCGTGATGGAAGCTTTCGGCATCTGACGGTCCGGCTGAATCGCAGCGACGTGAAGGACGTGAAGCTGGAATATCGGCCTGGATACTACGCTCCGGCAGACTTTCAGCACCAGAAGACAGAAGATCGGGAGCAGGTTTTGATAGAGGAGCTGCGAAGCGATCTTCCGGCGACCGATGTCGCGATCTATTTGCAAGCGCTGTACTTCCGGATGGGGGATAACAAGTTCTTTGTTCCGGTGTCGCTGATTATTCCGGGATCGCAGATTCATATTGTGAAGAACGGCGACCGGGATAAGGCAAATATCGACATCATTGGCCAGGTGAAGAACGCTGAAGGGATCATCGTCGGCAATGTTCGCGACACGGTGAAGCTGGCGCTCGATGCGGCCCAGCAGGTTCAGCAGAAGAAGATTCAGTATTCGACGGGATTCACGCTGGCTCCTGGGAGATACCATCTGAAGTTTGTGGTGCGGGAGAACCAGACGGGGGCGATGGGTAGCTTCGAGACTGATCTGCAGGTGCCGGATTTGAAGAAGAGTCCGCTGAAGCTGAGCTCGATTGTGCTGTCGAGCCAGCGGGTACCGAATACGGCGAAGAAGACGACGAGCCCCCTGGTGCGGGATGGAGTGGAATGGATTCCGAACGTGCCGCATGTGTTTCGGCAGGATCAGCATCTCTACTTCCTGTATGAGGTGTACGACCCTACGAGGGATAAGGGTGCGGCGGAGCCAGCGAGTTCTCCTGGGTTGACGCGACGTGAGGGCGGACCAGTGCGGGTGCTGACCAGCATTGAGTTTCTGATTGGCGGTGTGAAAGTGTATGAAACACCACTAGTTGAGGCGAAGGTGGTCAATATTCCGGAACGTGGAGCTGTAGCGTTTCAGTTCGATGTGCCGCTGACACAGCTGAAGCCGGGATCTTATGTATGCCAGGTGAACGTGATCGACGATGCTGGCGGGAGTTTCAGCTTTCCCCGGATGGCGATGAATGTGTGGGCGGGGGCCACGCCGGTGGTGGCTCCTGCGACGGCGGCGACGCCCGCGATATCACAATAG